A stretch of Brassica rapa cultivar Chiifu-401-42 chromosome A08, CAAS_Brap_v3.01, whole genome shotgun sequence DNA encodes these proteins:
- the LOC103836406 gene encoding cyclin-dependent protein kinase inhibitor SMR16 isoform X2, which produces MTQRYYNNKMNNEDRCEVLENSTEEATTYVEPMSPLSSGDSGFTALSPLCDRYNNQMKIDSPTTCSDEEIIESLYQNLFSIVLCLQLEESGNDGSNTHLSPPCPGAPMKLTRFSRNMDPGFQRKLFSNIGVNF; this is translated from the exons ATGACTCAAAG atacTATAACAACAAGATGAACAATGAAGATCGTTGTGAAGTTTTAGAAAACTCAACTGAAGAAGCAACAACATATGTGGAACCCATGTCTCCTCTCTCTAGTGGAGACAGTGGATTCACTGCACTCTCTCCACTCTGTGACCGCTACAACAATCAGATGAAGATTGATTCTCCTACTACTTGTTCAGATGAAGAAATCATTGAGTCTTTGTATCAAAACCTCTTTAGCATCGTTCTCTGTCTTCAACTAGAGGAGTCTGGTAATGATGGTTCCAACACACACCTCTCTCCGCCTTGTCCTGGAGCTCCAATGAAGCTTACAAGGTTTTCAAGAAACATGGATCCAGGATTCCAAAGAAAGCTCTTCTCTAACATAGGAGTTAACTTTTAG
- the LOC103836406 gene encoding cyclin-dependent protein kinase inhibitor SMR16 isoform X1, producing the protein MYDCLFIFFSRYYNNKMNNEDRCEVLENSTEEATTYVEPMSPLSSGDSGFTALSPLCDRYNNQMKIDSPTTCSDEEIIESLYQNLFSIVLCLQLEESGNDGSNTHLSPPCPGAPMKLTRFSRNMDPGFQRKLFSNIGVNF; encoded by the coding sequence ATGTATgactgtttatttatttttttttctagatacTATAACAACAAGATGAACAATGAAGATCGTTGTGAAGTTTTAGAAAACTCAACTGAAGAAGCAACAACATATGTGGAACCCATGTCTCCTCTCTCTAGTGGAGACAGTGGATTCACTGCACTCTCTCCACTCTGTGACCGCTACAACAATCAGATGAAGATTGATTCTCCTACTACTTGTTCAGATGAAGAAATCATTGAGTCTTTGTATCAAAACCTCTTTAGCATCGTTCTCTGTCTTCAACTAGAGGAGTCTGGTAATGATGGTTCCAACACACACCTCTCTCCGCCTTGTCCTGGAGCTCCAATGAAGCTTACAAGGTTTTCAAGAAACATGGATCCAGGATTCCAAAGAAAGCTCTTCTCTAACATAGGAGTTAACTTTTAG